In Pajaroellobacter abortibovis, the following are encoded in one genomic region:
- the yidD gene encoding membrane protein insertion efficiency factor YidD, with protein sequence MSIKSSFFISSVIALIHLYQKFLSPLQGQVCRFVPSCSEYTLACIIHRGVIQGGVLALVRLCKCHPFHPGGDDPPPIQSGFRSLDREGYKEQPFTSLSNK encoded by the coding sequence ATGAGCATAAAGTCTTCCTTTTTCATTTCCTCGGTAATTGCACTTATCCATCTCTATCAGAAGTTTCTTTCCCCGTTACAAGGGCAGGTATGCCGCTTCGTCCCTTCGTGCTCCGAATATACACTGGCTTGCATCATACATCGAGGAGTTATTCAAGGAGGAGTACTGGCTCTGGTTCGTCTTTGTAAATGCCATCCTTTCCATCCAGGAGGGGATGATCCTCCCCCTATTCAAAGCGGGTTCAGATCACTCGATAGGGAAGGTTACAAAGAACAACCATTCACCTCACTATCTAACAAATAA
- the yidC gene encoding membrane protein insertase YidC, with product MRWIMIALGVLLFWKWGLPTFTGSHLKTQDIPVERYVDAPGFIPDRIDPPAPGQNIGEKAPEGTLCTLQGNRFAAELSTRGASITHFYLQEEKYAQSEARDMSTTPDHERWRSLRTLFRGEEGWDQVAFDRFEWRLAESKSDACVFAYEDANVNIRKTIQAGSRPYELAVETILTNLSDQRKSHRFSSSIFAFRFNREIKGHLGRVSPFVTELSCAKTGEVIQKSREDFKEGGWFTQKNSNRYTAISNYYFAQALVPKEEQETPDCQILTEYWTHAGQSIDDDQAGNVYHARLLYPARSLAPSESATYRQIAFFGPKDRSVLAQAGGQGGLSDLINLGFFSPVAKVLVSVLLFLHGIIPGKSWGIAIILMTLGMRLLLFPLSWKGIQISLRMRRLKPEMEAIQARFADNLQAKNLAIMELYRQHGINPLGGCLPQLVQMPVWFAMYTTLQTAVEMYRTQFLWFKDLSTPDEYYILPLVLGGCMIIQQCLLPQQGMDPLQQKMMAYIMPAFFTLMMLFLPAALGIYMLANSLLGIVQQLAVERIVPRLTTSPKGAILVKQENSSETSS from the coding sequence ATGCGCTGGATTATGATTGCTCTTGGAGTCCTCCTGTTTTGGAAATGGGGACTGCCCACCTTTACAGGTAGTCACCTAAAAACGCAGGATATCCCTGTTGAGCGGTATGTTGATGCACCTGGTTTTATACCGGATCGGATTGATCCGCCTGCTCCAGGCCAGAACATCGGGGAAAAAGCTCCAGAAGGGACTTTATGTACTCTGCAAGGGAATCGATTTGCCGCTGAATTATCAACACGCGGAGCCAGCATCACCCATTTTTATTTACAAGAGGAGAAGTATGCACAAAGCGAAGCGAGAGATATGTCCACGACCCCCGATCACGAGCGCTGGCGATCACTGCGCACTCTTTTTCGAGGAGAAGAAGGATGGGATCAGGTTGCTTTCGATCGATTCGAATGGCGCTTAGCAGAGAGCAAGTCCGATGCATGTGTATTCGCTTATGAAGACGCAAACGTCAATATCCGCAAAACGATCCAGGCAGGCTCTCGGCCTTATGAATTAGCTGTAGAAACCATACTGACCAATCTCTCCGATCAGAGAAAATCCCATCGTTTTTCTTCTTCGATCTTCGCTTTTCGTTTCAATCGAGAGATCAAGGGACATTTAGGCCGTGTTTCCCCCTTCGTGACGGAGCTTTCCTGCGCAAAAACAGGAGAAGTGATTCAAAAATCGAGGGAAGACTTCAAAGAGGGAGGATGGTTTACTCAGAAAAACAGTAATCGCTATACAGCGATTTCCAATTACTACTTTGCGCAAGCCCTGGTCCCCAAAGAAGAGCAAGAAACACCGGATTGCCAAATTTTAACAGAGTACTGGACTCATGCTGGGCAATCCATCGACGACGATCAAGCGGGGAACGTGTATCACGCTCGCTTGCTCTATCCTGCTCGTTCACTAGCCCCTTCTGAATCGGCAACATATCGCCAGATTGCTTTTTTTGGGCCAAAAGATCGGTCCGTGCTAGCTCAAGCCGGAGGCCAAGGGGGGTTGAGCGATCTTATTAACTTGGGATTCTTTTCTCCCGTTGCCAAGGTATTGGTCTCTGTCCTTCTTTTTCTGCACGGCATCATTCCTGGCAAAAGTTGGGGGATCGCGATCATTCTCATGACATTGGGGATGCGTCTCCTCCTGTTCCCCTTATCCTGGAAGGGAATTCAGATTTCGTTGAGAATGCGCAGACTCAAACCAGAAATGGAGGCGATCCAGGCTCGCTTTGCAGACAATCTTCAAGCTAAAAACCTAGCAATAATGGAACTTTATCGGCAGCACGGGATTAATCCCCTAGGGGGCTGTCTTCCTCAGCTTGTGCAAATGCCGGTTTGGTTTGCGATGTATACAACGCTTCAAACCGCCGTAGAAATGTATAGAACGCAATTTCTTTGGTTTAAGGATTTATCTACTCCGGATGAATATTATATACTTCCTCTCGTTCTAGGAGGTTGTATGATTATTCAACAATGTCTCCTGCCCCAACAAGGAATGGATCCCCTTCAGCAAAAAATGATGGCCTACATTATGCCTGCATTTTTTACCTTGATGATGTTATTCTTACCTGCAGCTTTAGGGATCTACATGCTCGCCAATAGTTTGTTAGGAATTGTACAGCAACTTGCTGTAGAGCGGATCGTGCCTCGGTTGACTACTTCACCAAAAGGAGCAATCTTAGTGAAACAAGAGAATTCGTCGGAGACATCCTCTTAA
- a CDS encoding protein jag → MSEENQTEVFNSSSNHEDSTDGLDAKYFEEEVDPQADRALQFLRTLFHKMQVNVEVHRTYPPIQPQAQEIPQEENFGIEELKFDIEGPDAIHILGKKGAILEAIQYLTSRVVHYPGEPHRHLCIDIEGYRAHHEEQLAQMARRLAQRAIQEGKVITFDPMNARDRRVVHMALRYTEGVRTESRGEPSSRRVQIIPIC, encoded by the coding sequence GTGTCTGAAGAGAACCAAACAGAAGTCTTTAACTCTTCCTCAAACCATGAAGATAGTACGGATGGGCTGGATGCAAAGTATTTTGAGGAAGAAGTAGACCCACAAGCGGATCGTGCCCTCCAATTCTTGCGGACGCTCTTTCATAAGATGCAAGTCAATGTAGAGGTACACAGAACTTACCCACCAATTCAACCCCAAGCACAAGAAATACCACAAGAGGAAAACTTCGGAATTGAAGAGCTTAAATTCGATATTGAGGGGCCCGATGCAATCCACATTCTCGGGAAAAAAGGGGCTATCCTAGAGGCCATCCAGTATTTAACAAGCCGAGTCGTGCATTATCCAGGTGAGCCGCATCGTCACCTCTGTATTGATATTGAAGGCTACCGCGCCCACCATGAAGAACAGCTCGCTCAGATGGCCCGCCGTCTTGCTCAACGAGCGATACAAGAAGGAAAAGTCATTACTTTCGATCCGATGAACGCACGCGATCGACGGGTCGTCCACATGGCTCTTCGATACACTGAAGGAGTTCGCACAGAGAGCAGAGGAGAACCCTCCAGCAGACGCGTCCAAATTATCCCGATCTGCTAG